CTACAAGAGCCTGCACGCCATCGTCGAGGTGCCGGTGTTCCTCTCCTCCGGCGCGGTGAGGGTGCCTGTCGAGATCCAGTTGCGCAGCATCGCGATGGACTTCTGGGCCAGTCTGGAGCACAAGATCTACTACAAGTACGACGGCGAGGTCCCGGACGCGCTCCTGCAGGAACTCAAGGAAGCCGCCGACACCGCCTCCGAGCTGGACTCACGTATGGAGCGCCTGCATCGGGAGCTGCACGGCTGAAGCAACGCTTCGAAGTCAATGGCCTGATGGGTAGTCGGCCGCGGCTGCGCGATGAGGCCATACTGGATCGGGGAACAGAAGCCGGGCGGAGACGTCAGCCTCAGCCACCGCCCCGGCGGACCAGACCGGAGCGCGACGCCGGACCGGCACGCTGAAGGGAGGGCCAGTGCTCGACATCAGCCTGCTCGCCTGGGCGGTCACCGTCGGGCTGATCGTCGCCCTGCTCGCGGTCGACCTGGTACTCGCCGCCGCGCGGCCGCACCGGGTCGGCTTTGGGGAGGCCACGGCCTGGTCGGTGTTTTACGTTCTCGTCGCGATCGGCTTCGGCGTCTGGTTCACCGTGCAGTTCGGTGGCGAGTTCGGCACTGAGTACTTCGCCGGCTACCTCATCGAGAAGAGCCTCTCGGTCGACAACCTGTTCGTCTTCGTCATCATCATGACCACCTTCGCCGTACCAGAGGAGCACCAGCACAAGGTTCTGACCTTCGGCATCGTGCTTGCCCTGATCATGCGCGCGATCTTCATCGCCCTCGGCGCTACCTTGCTGGCGCTGTTCTCGTTCATGTTCCTGTTGTTCGGCCTGCTGCTGATCTACACCGCGGTGCAGCTGTTCCGGCACCGCGACCAAGACCCCGACGTCGAGGACAACGTCGTCGTCAAAGCGGCGCGCCGATTCCTGCCGATCACCGGTGGGTACGTCGGCGGCAGGCTCACCACGCGTGTCGATGGCAGGCGGGTTTTCACTCCGCTGTTCCTCGTGCTGCTCGCCATCGGCAGCATCGACCTGCTCTTCGCGCTCGACTCGATCCCGGCGGTGTTCGGAGTCACCGAGGAGGCCTACATCGTCTTCACCGCCAACGCCTTCGCGCTCCTGGGTCTGCGTGCGTTGTTCTTCCTGGTCAGCGGGCTGCTCGATCGCCTCGTGTATCTATCGACCGGACTCGCGCTGATCCTGGCCTTCATCGGCGTCAAGCTGATCCTGCACTGGGCCCACGTGGACATCGACCCACGAGTCCCGGAGATCCCCACTCCGCTCAGCCTCACCGTAATCGTCGCCGTACTCGCAGTGGTCACGGTCGCGAGCCTGATCAAGACCCGACGCGACCCCACCGCCAAGGCGCATGCCGGCTCTATGCGCGCACATGACCCCAAACAGGCGGACACCGGCCATGATCATCGCGCCGAGGGGTAGACGCTGCAGGTGACCCCGGGCGCGGGTCCCCCGGCCGGCCCACGCTGCCCCGTCATCGATGGGTCGCGGCCTTCTTCTTGTCGAAGCCAGACTCGCTGCGGATCGAGCGGCGTTTCGTCAGTGAGTCGGGACCTCGGTCGAATCGGTATTCCCAGGTTCTTCTGGCTCGGTGTCTGATGCTTCCGTTCATGCCGACCGGTGCGAGATGGAGCATGCTGGAGGGATGGACGTCGAGGTGACCGAGGTTGGGCCCGGTGTCCACCACGCCCGGGCAAAGCACGTGTCCTGGGCCCTCGTGACCGAGGGAGACGCCGTCACGCTTATCGACACGGGTTTCCCGGGGGATCGGGAGCGGCTGTTCAGGAGCCTGGAGCTGATCGGTAGGCGCGCGTCGGACGTCGACGTGGTGGTGCTGACCCACGGGCACCCCGACCACCTCGGGAGCGCCGAGCACCTGCGCAGCGCCTACGGCGTCCCCGTGCTCGCTCACGAGTCGGAGGTGCCGAACGCCTCCGGTGCTCGGGTCGAACAGGTCAGCGAATGGACCTTGCTCGGACAGTCCTGGCGACCGGCCGTCCTGCGGTGGGTGTTCGACGCTATGCGGCTGGGCGTCATCCGCGTCGAGCGCGTGCATGAGCTGCGCGACTTCGAAGAGGCGACGCTCGATGTCCCGGGCCGCCCGGTTGCCATCCACACGCCCGGTCACACCTCCGGACATTGCTCCCTGCACCTGCCCGACCGCGGCGTCCTGCTGGCCGGCGACGCTTTGATGACCGAGCACGCCGTGGGTCGCGACGCCGGCCCGCAGCTGCTGCCGGCGTACTTCAACACCGACACCGGCCTCGCGCGCCGGTCACTCGAGCGCCTCCGGCCGCTCGCCGCTGAGGTCGTCGTCCCCGGCCACGGCCCCACCTTCCGTGGCACGCCTGCCCGGGCCGTCGAGCTCGCGCTCGCGCACGGTTGACGCACCGCGCTGCACCACCATCGGGGACTCAACTCAGGGCACTCGCCCTCGCGGAGGGGGAGCCGGGCTGCGGGCTCAGGCCGCGATGCCCACCTCCGCGGCGTATCGGCGGAACGCGCGGTCGGCGGTGAGCCGCAGCCAGGCGCGGATCGGCAGCGGGGCCTTGGCGAGGTCGGCCGCGACGACGTCGGGGTCACCGACGTGGCGCATGATCCCGAAGGCCGTGGGCAGGAAGCGAAACGGGATCTTGCGCATCCCGCGCTCGCCGAGCTCGGCCCACTCCGCCTCGCTGACCGAGCGGGCCGCCAGCGGCAGCAGGTGCCGCTCCTCGGCGGCCATGTGCTCGGTGAGGGCCTCGACGAGGGCGCCCACCGCGGTGCCGAGCCGGTCGCGGTCGGCGGCCGCGGCGCCGGCGCGCCAGCGGGGGAGCAGCGCCAGCGTCAGCTCGAGATGGTCGTGGATCTGCTCGTGCTGGCTCTCCATGAGGTGCACCACCGGCGCCAGCTCCTCCGGCACCCGCTCCAGGAGCCGGGGCCACAGCAGCTCGTCCTCGCTGGTGTGGTGGCCCTCCAGGACCGCCAGGATCGTCTCGACGTGGCCGGCCACGACCGCTGCGCGGCGTACGTCGCCGGTCGCGACGTTCTGGACCAGGGCCGGCGCCGGCAGCAGGCTCCAGCGGAACGCGTCGTGGGCCATGATCATGCCGCGCACGTCGGTGAGGCCGGGGCCGTGCAGGGGGGCGCTGGTGGTGCTCATCGGTGCTCCTTCGGGTCGGGTATCTCGGTGTCACCAGGCTGGGCCCCCGCTCTTGGGCGATCCTTGGAAGCGACTTGGAAGGTCGGCAGAATCAGCAGCGAGACGGGGGAGGCCGGCCCTAGGGTGTGCGCCATGGAGTGGCGGGTGCTCGGGCCGTTGGAGGTCCGCGCCGCCACCGGACCGGCCGACCTGGGCGGTGCCAAGCCGCGTGCCGTGCTCGCGCTCCTGCTGGCCGCCGGTGGACGGACCGTCTCGGTGGACCGGCTCGTCGACGAGGTCTGGGGCGAGGAGCCGCCGCCGAAGGTGATGGCCTCGCTGCAGAGCTACGTGGCCCACCTGCGCCGCGCGCTCGAGCGGGACCGTCCGGCCCGCTCGCCGGCCACGCTGCTCGTGACGCGGCCGCCCGGCTACGCGCTGCTCGCCGCACCGGACGACGTCGACGCGGTCGTCTTCGAGCGCCGGGCCGCGGCCGGCCACGCCCTGCTCGCCGGCGACCCCGATGCCGCGGCGGCCGAGCTCGAGGCGGCACTCGGCCTGTGGCGCGGGGAGGCGTACGCCGACTGTCCCGCCGCGCCGTCGATCGCCGCCGAGGCGAGCCGGCTGGGCGAGCTGCGGCTGCTCGCGACGGAGGACCGCTGGCAGGCCGAGATCGACCGGGGGCGCCATGCCGTGGCCGTCGCGCCGCTGGAGGCGCTGGTCTCGGCCCGCCCGCTGCGCGAGCGGGCATGGGGCCTCCTCGCCCTGGCGCTGTACCGCTGCCAGCGCCAGGGGGAGGCGCTGAAGGCGCTCGCCCGGGCCCGCGCGGTGCTCGTCGAGGAGCTCGGTCTCGACCCGAGCCCGCCGCTGCGCGACCTGGAGGCGGCGCTGCTGCGCCAGGACCCCTCGGTGGCGGTGCCGGCCGGCGTGAAACCGGCGGCTCGGCCCACCGCCCGGCCGCCGGCGCTACCGGCGCCCGTCCGCGTGCCGACGGAGCCGCCGCAGGCGCCCCGCGGTCTCGTCGGCCGGGTCACCCCGCTCGCCACGGTGACCGGGGCGCTCGTAGAGGCCGTCGACGGTCGGGGCCGCCTCGTCCTGGTCACCGGCGAGCCGGGCATCGGGAAGACCCGGCTGGCCCAGGCCGCGGCCGCGCCCGCGACCGCTCTCGGGCTCGCGTCGCGGTGGGGCCGCTGCGACGAGGGTGGCACGGCGCCCGCCCTGTGGCCGTGGACCCAGGTCCTGCCGGGGCTGGTCGAGGAGGGCCTGGAGACCTTCGACCTCGCCGAGCGGGCGCTGGCGATGCTGCGGGAGGCCGGGCCGCTGCTCGTCGTGCTCGACGACCTGCACTGGGCCGATGCCGACTCCCTGCGCCTGCTGCGCCACCTCGGACCTGCGCTCTCCGGGCTGCCCGTCGTCGTGCTGACCACGCTCCGCGACGCGGAGGCCGACTGGGGCCCGGCGGTCGCCGACGCCCTCGGTGACCTGGCCCGCGACGAGCCCCTCCGGCTGCCGCTGACGGGGCTCACCACCGACGAGGTGAGCACCTACGTCGAGGAGCGGCTGCACACCGGCGTACCTCCCGACGTCGCCCGGGCGCTGCGCGACCGGACCGAGGGCAACCCCTTCTACATCGCTCAGCTCGTCGACCTGCTCGCTCGCGAGCACCGGCTCTCCGAGGCGTCCGCCGTGGCCGAGCTCGAGGTGCCCGACGGCGTCCGCGACGTCGTACGCCGGCGGCTCGCCCAGCTGCCCGACAGCGCGCGGGCGTTGCTGGCTACGGCGGCCGTGGTCGGCCGCTCGTTCGACGCCGATGTCGTGGAGGTCGCCGGCGACCTCGACGACCCGGCGATGGTCGACGAGGGCCTCGAGGCGGCCCTGTTGTCGGGACTGGTGACCGAGGAGCCCTCCGGCTCGTACCGCTTCGTGCACGCGCTGGTGCAGGAGGCCGTCTACGCGGCCATCCCGGGACCGCGACGGGCGCGGCGCCATGCGGCGGTGGCCGACACCCTGGCCGCGCTGCGACCCGACGCCGAACGGAGCCACGCGGCGGAGATCGCCGAGCACCACGCGCGAGCGGGCGCCGACCACGCGCGGGCCACGTGGGAGTGGGCGGCGCGGGCCGCGGCGCAGGCGCGGCGACGCGCCGCACCGGAGGAGGCCGCGCGCTGGCTCGGCCTGGCCGTCGACGCCGCCGACCGGGACCGGACCGCCACCAGCGCCGACCGGCACGGGCTCGTGGTCGCTCATGTCAGCGCGCTGATCCGGGCCGGTCAGGTCGCCGAGGCGTGGGAGCGAGCCGTCGTCCGCGCCCAGGAGGTCCTCGACCTCGGTGACGTCGTGGCGAGCGCGGAGCTGGCGGTCTCGGTGACCACGACCGTGTGGAACTGGCGTACCTACGGCTCCGTCGACAGCCGCGCGGTCACCCTGCTCGAGCGGCTCCACGACGAGCTGCCCGCGGAGCTGTCCGGGCTCCGCGCCCGCGTGGTCGCCACGCTCGCGCTGGAGCTGTACTGGGTGGACGCGCCGCGCTCGCGCGAGCTCACCGCCGCTGCCCTCGCCCTGGCGCCGGCCGACCAGCCTGACCGGTCTGAGGTGTCCGACGTCCTCGAGGTCGCGCACGCCTCCCTCATGCACGTCGACTGCGCCCACGAGCGGCTCGACGTCGCCGAACGGCTGCTCGGACGCGCCCGCGCCGGTGGCGACCGCGAGCTCGAGGCGCGCGCCCTGCTGATGCGCGGGTCCGACCGGCTCGCCCTCGGCCGCTTCGCGGACGGCTGGTCCGACTACGCCGCCGCACGCGAGCTGGCGCGCGACCAGGGCCAGCCCATCGTCGACGTCATCGTGCGGTACGCCGAGGTGCTGCGTCCGCTGGCGGAGGGCCGGCCCGCTGACGCCGAGCAGATGCTCGCCGAGGTCGTCGCACTGCACCGGCGTACGACGATCGTGTCGGCCGACGTGCTGGAACCCCTCTTCCAGCTCAACGCGGACCTGGTCTACGGCGGACCGGCACGCTGGGCCCGCGCCGAGCAGCTGGTCGACCTGATGCCGCCCGGGCCGCTGGACGAGCTGCGCGCGCTGGTGCTGCAGCGCACCGGCCGGGCCGCCGAGGTCCCCGCCCTGCTCGGGGTCTGGGCCGACCAGCGTCCGTTGGACGACGACTTCCTGTGGCTCTACACCACCGCCTACCGCGCGGAGGTCTGGGCAGGGCTCGGCGACCCCGTGGCAGCGGCCGCGCTCCGGGAGCAGCTGCTGCCCTACCGGGGGCTGCCCGTCTGGGTCGGCACGGGTATCGGGCTGGCCGGCTTCACCGACCACTACCTCGGGCTGCTCGCCCGCGCGCTGGGAGAGCTCGACGAGGCGGTCGCCGAGCTGGAGACGGCCCGCAACCGGGCCGCGGCCGAGGGCATGACGGCATTCGAGGTGCTCATCACCCACGAGCTCGCCAGGACCCGGGCCCGGCGCGGCCGCCCCGGTGACGCGGCCGAGGGGGCGCGGCTCGCCGCGGAGGCGGCGACCCGGGCGAGCGGCATCGGCCTGGTCCTGCCCCGCTGAGCACCGCCGCCCTCGATCTCAGTCTGGGTCACGCCTGAGGAACATCCATGCCGCAGCGGCGACGAACACGGCGGTGTACCCGAACAGCGCTGCGCCGCTCGCCAGGACCGTGCTCAGCTGCTCGAAGGCCGGATAGGTGAGCGTCGTCGCCACGCCGGACGGAGTCCAGTGGCTGAGGCCGGGTTGCCTGAGCACCACAGGCAGGACGCCCTCGCCGACGAAGTACCAGAGCAGCAGAGCGGTGAGTGCGAGCGCCGTACCGCGGGTGAGCATGCCGAGGGCAGCGGCGAGCATCCCGAACAGGGCCCCCGCCCACACCGCCGCGGCCAGGCCGAACCAGGCCGCAGCGCCACCGGCATCGAGGGGCACCCCGTCGATCCGGGCGGTCACGAGCACCGCCGTGATCGAGGCAGCCATCCCGAGCCCGGTCATGACCGCTCCGTAGCCACCCATCACCACGGCCTTCGAGATGAGCACGTCGGTGCGATGCGGCGTCGAGAGCAGCGTCGTCCGGATCGTGTGGTGCTGGAACTCACCTGCGCTGGCGAGGATCGCGACCACAGCGACCAGGAACCAGATCGGCGCTGTCACCGCGCGACCCGCTTGGTCGATGTCCAGCGGGGTCCCGGCTGGCTGCATGAGGACGCCGCTGACGCCGATGGCGCCCGAGAAGACGGTCCCCATGACCAGGAGGAGTGCGGGAAGGCGGAGCGTCCGGAGCTTGAGGTACTCGGAGGCGAGAGTCGCGCGCATCAGGAGTGTCCCTTCTGGACGAGCTCGAGGAAGAGGTCCTCAAGCGAGGTGGCGCCGCCCTCGGTGATGAGGTCGCGCATGGGGCCGTCGGCGATGAGCCGGCCGTGGTCGATGACGACGACGTCGTCGACGGTCTGGGCCAGCTCGGCGAGCTGGTGGCTCGAGACCAGGACGGTCCGGCCCTCGTCGGCGAGGTCTCGCAGCAGGGTCCGCAGCCAGCGAACCCCCATGGGGTCGAGCCCGTTCGCTGGCTCGTCGAGCACGAGGATGGGGGGATCGCCGAGCAGGGCGGCGGCGAGGCCCAGCCGCTGACGCATGCCCATCGAGTAGCCGCTGACCCTTCGGTGGGCCGCGTCGCTCATCCCGACGAGCTCCAAGACCTCCTCGACTCGTCGGTCGGAGATGTTGCCGGCAGCGGCCAGGACCCCCAGCGCGTCTCTGCCTCGCCGTCTCGGGTGGAAGACGTCGGGGTCGAGGAGCGCCCCGACGAGTCTGGTCGGGTTGCGGAGCTCGACGTAACGGTGTCCCTCGATCCGCGCCGTGCCGGACGTCGGCCGGGTGACGCCCAGCAGCATCCTCAGCGTGGTCGACTTTCCGGCACCGTTGGCGCCGACGAATCCGGTGATGGACCCGGCCCCGAGGGAGAAGCTGAGGTCGTCGACGGCGCGCACCGCGCCGTAGTGCTTGGTGAGCCGGTCGATGGTGATGCTGGACATGGGTTTCCTCTCATCCCGGTCGGTCTGGCCTGATCTCCATGCTGGTCACCGCGTCAGCTCACTGCGTCCGCCACAGGGACGCACTTGGACTGCTCCTCCGGTCCCAGTCCGTACTCCTCGGGGAGTACGGAGGTGTCGCCGCCGGAGGGAGGACGAGCCTGGCCGGCGTGCGGGATGATCGACCGACGGTGCGGATGATGTTGGTTCGGGAGGAGCGGATGGACTTCCTCAGAAAGGCGCTGCTTCCCGTCGGTTGTGCGTTGCTTCAGACGGTGTCTGTAGGGACCGGGCTGCCCGATCGGTCGCCGGGCAGCGCGGCGGTCGCCGCCTTGCTGGGGATCGCGTCAGGACTGGCGCTGTTCGCGCGGGCCAGAGCTCCCTTCATTGCGCTGGCCGCCACGGTGGTCGGCTACGTGGCGCAGCTGCTGGTGGGAGGACCGGCGCTCCCTGTCGCGGTCTCGGTCATGGTGTTCGTCGTGGGTCGCGGGTACACCATCGAGGGAAGCTCGCCGGAGCACTCGCCGACCTGGCGTGCCGGGGCGCTGCTCGGGGCGCTGCTCGGGGTTGTAGCCCCGCTGCAAGTGGCCGGTCTGGGATTTGAGGCCGCAGCCTACGGCCTCATGTGCTCGGTGTCCGGAGCCGCTGGACTGCTCGTGGCTCTCAAGTCCGGCCGCGACCAGCAGCGGCGCACCGAGCTCGTGATGGCCGAGCGACTGCGCATCGCGCGAGAGCTGCACGACGTGGTCGGCCACGGCATGGGGGCTATCACCGTGCAGGCGGGCGCGGCGAGAATGGCAGTCGCTGTCGGCGCGTTGGACGACGCCACCGCGTCCCTCCGCGACATCGAGGCAGCAGGCCGCAGCGTCCTCCGGGAGGTGAGGTGGCTGGTCACCTTGTTGCGCGAGGAGGAGCATCACGGGCTGCGCGACCTGCCGGACCTGGTCGGCAACGCGCGCCGCTCGGGCCTGGACGTGACCCTGGAGGTGGACGGCGACCTCGGCGATGTCCCGGCCGCCGCCGGCGAGGCGGCGTACCGCATCGTGCAGGAAGCCCTCACCAACGTGCTGCGGCACGCACCCGGTAAGGAGGCCGAGGTCGCGGTCAGGGTCGCCGACACGCTGGAGCTCGAGATTCTCGACCGGGGCGAGGCCGTCGGTCCGGCCTCTGACGTCGAGGAGGGAAACGGGCTGCGCGGCATGCGTGAACGAGCCGTGTCGGCCGGGGGCGTGCTGTCCGCCGGGCGCACTTCGACCGGTCGCTGGGCGGTCCACGCCGAGCTGCCGTTGGGACGGTCGTGATGACGATCCGTGTCGGCATCGCCGATGACCAGGCGATGATCCGCAACGGCTTTCGTCTGCAGGTGCAGTACACCGATGACCTGGAGCTGGTGGGGGAGGCGTCGAACGGCGAGCAGGCCGTCGCCCTCGCCAGGTCGCAGGCGCCCGACGTGCTGCTGATGGATGTCCGGATGCCGGTCATGGACGGGATAGAGGCGACCCGGCGGATCAGCGCCGACCCGGAGCTGGCCGCCGTCCGGGTGCTGGTCCTCACCACATTCGACCTCGACGAGCACGTGTACGACGCCCTGCGCGCCGGAGCGAGCGGGTTCCTCCTCAAGGACACCTCCCCGGAGGACCTCCACCGGGCGGTCCAGGTCGTCGCCGAAGGCGGCTCGCTGATCAGTCCCCAGGTCACCCGGCGGCTGGTCGCACAGTTCTGCTCACGCGCACCCGCCGCGCGGGGGACGGAGCCTCTCACGGGGCACCTCACGGAGCGTGAGGTCGAGGTCCTCCGGCTCGTGGCGCGAGGGCTCTCCAACGCTGAGCTCGCCCGCGAGCTCACGCTGAGCCCGTTGACGACCAAGACCCATGTCAGCCGGATCCTGACCAAGCTCGGCCTGCGCGATCGGGCACAGCTCGTGGTGGCGGCCTACGAGAGCGGCCTCGTCACCCCGGGCGACTCCACTCCCTGAGCCTTGACAGAGGGCGCAATTGTGCTGGGGTTGTCTTGTGAGGACGGTAGGCAACATCCTGTGGCTGGTGCTGGCCGGATTCTGGCTCGCCATCGGCTACGTCATAGCCGGCTTGCTGGCATTCGTGCTCATCGTCACGATCCCGTTCGGCATCGCGTCCTTCCGACTGGCGAGCTTCGTCCTCTGGCCCTTCGGTCGCACGGCGACCTGGCGACGCGATGCGGGCCTGTGGTCGGTGATCGGCAACATCGTGTGGATCATCTTCTTCGGTTGGGAACTGGCCCTGATCCACCTGTTCGCAGGCGCGCTTCTGATGATCACCATCATCGGGATCCCGTTCGGCGTCGCCTGCTGGAAGATGATCCCTTTGTCATTGGTGCCCCTCGGACGCGAGATCGTGCCGATCTCCAGCGTGGCCAAGGACCCGTACGGCATACCCGCTTGAACGAGGCGGACGTGCACTCCAGCGCGCCGCCACCCGAGCGGCGTGTCGACGATGACCAGGAAGGGCCGCCACTGCGACGCCACTCCCGGGTTGGCCCACCTGAGCCATGGTCACCCTGAGCCGTGGCCGGTCATGCTGAAACCGCTTGTGGCTTCGGCAACCAGCAGAGGAGTCAAGAATGCGTACACCAGCTGTCTTCGCCGCACTCCTGCTGACGGGAACGGTCATGTCCCCGGTCGCCGCGTCAGCGGATGCGACCTATCACTCGACGCACATCGTGCTGTCCCCGTCCCCTGGCACCTCCGGCGGCTCCGGCTTCGTGGAGAACATCCATGCCAACGGGCCCAACATCTTTGCCCATGAGCAGTACCACCTCCAGCACGCGACCGCAGACACCTCGTACACGGTCACGCTGCACATCTACGGACCGGACACCACCTGCTCCGCGGCGTTGCCCCAGGACGTGGAAGCCGCGACTTTGACGACCAACGCAGCCGGCAACGCGTCCGGCAGGCATGTCTTCAGCCCCCAGGATGCCGCCGTGCTGCCCAAGGGGGTCCCGCTCGGGGTCATCTGGACGATGAGCGCAGGCGCGGACCAGACCTACACCTCCAGCTGCCAGACGATCATCTTGGACTGACCGTTCACGCAGGGGCTGTGGTGGCGGTTTCCACCAGCGCCAGCGCCGCGTCCGACAGCTGCGGCCGCTGCCGCCAGATCGCCGTGAGCGGACGCCGGAGCCCGAGACGGGCGACACGGACCGCGACCAGCTTCCCTGACGCCAACTCCGCTGCAAGGGCGGTCGTGGACAGCACCACCGGCCCCATCCCTGCCAGAGCCGCCGACTTCAGGGCCGTGTTCGAAGCCATCTCGAGACCGGGATTCAGGGGGTGCCCTCTTCGTTTCAGTGCCTGTTCCAACGTCTCCCGGGTCCCGGATCCCGGCTCTCGGACCATGAGCGGGGCCTGGCCGACCTCGGCCGCGCTCACCACGCGGCCAGGCTCGGCCCACGGATGGTCCGGATGCACCGCGACCACC
The DNA window shown above is from Nocardioides mesophilus and carries:
- a CDS encoding TerC/Alx family metal homeostasis membrane protein, whose amino-acid sequence is MLDISLLAWAVTVGLIVALLAVDLVLAAARPHRVGFGEATAWSVFYVLVAIGFGVWFTVQFGGEFGTEYFAGYLIEKSLSVDNLFVFVIIMTTFAVPEEHQHKVLTFGIVLALIMRAIFIALGATLLALFSFMFLLFGLLLIYTAVQLFRHRDQDPDVEDNVVVKAARRFLPITGGYVGGRLTTRVDGRRVFTPLFLVLLAIGSIDLLFALDSIPAVFGVTEEAYIVFTANAFALLGLRALFFLVSGLLDRLVYLSTGLALILAFIGVKLILHWAHVDIDPRVPEIPTPLSLTVIVAVLAVVTVASLIKTRRDPTAKAHAGSMRAHDPKQADTGHDHRAEG
- a CDS encoding MBL fold metallo-hydrolase, whose protein sequence is MDVEVTEVGPGVHHARAKHVSWALVTEGDAVTLIDTGFPGDRERLFRSLELIGRRASDVDVVVLTHGHPDHLGSAEHLRSAYGVPVLAHESEVPNASGARVEQVSEWTLLGQSWRPAVLRWVFDAMRLGVIRVERVHELRDFEEATLDVPGRPVAIHTPGHTSGHCSLHLPDRGVLLAGDALMTEHAVGRDAGPQLLPAYFNTDTGLARRSLERLRPLAAEVVVPGHGPTFRGTPARAVELALAHG
- a CDS encoding hemerythrin domain-containing protein encodes the protein MSTTSAPLHGPGLTDVRGMIMAHDAFRWSLLPAPALVQNVATGDVRRAAVVAGHVETILAVLEGHHTSEDELLWPRLLERVPEELAPVVHLMESQHEQIHDHLELTLALLPRWRAGAAAADRDRLGTAVGALVEALTEHMAAEERHLLPLAARSVSEAEWAELGERGMRKIPFRFLPTAFGIMRHVGDPDVVAADLAKAPLPIRAWLRLTADRAFRRYAAEVGIAA
- a CDS encoding AfsR/SARP family transcriptional regulator, giving the protein MEWRVLGPLEVRAATGPADLGGAKPRAVLALLLAAGGRTVSVDRLVDEVWGEEPPPKVMASLQSYVAHLRRALERDRPARSPATLLVTRPPGYALLAAPDDVDAVVFERRAAAGHALLAGDPDAAAAELEAALGLWRGEAYADCPAAPSIAAEASRLGELRLLATEDRWQAEIDRGRHAVAVAPLEALVSARPLRERAWGLLALALYRCQRQGEALKALARARAVLVEELGLDPSPPLRDLEAALLRQDPSVAVPAGVKPAARPTARPPALPAPVRVPTEPPQAPRGLVGRVTPLATVTGALVEAVDGRGRLVLVTGEPGIGKTRLAQAAAAPATALGLASRWGRCDEGGTAPALWPWTQVLPGLVEEGLETFDLAERALAMLREAGPLLVVLDDLHWADADSLRLLRHLGPALSGLPVVVLTTLRDAEADWGPAVADALGDLARDEPLRLPLTGLTTDEVSTYVEERLHTGVPPDVARALRDRTEGNPFYIAQLVDLLAREHRLSEASAVAELEVPDGVRDVVRRRLAQLPDSARALLATAAVVGRSFDADVVEVAGDLDDPAMVDEGLEAALLSGLVTEEPSGSYRFVHALVQEAVYAAIPGPRRARRHAAVADTLAALRPDAERSHAAEIAEHHARAGADHARATWEWAARAAAQARRRAAPEEAARWLGLAVDAADRDRTATSADRHGLVVAHVSALIRAGQVAEAWERAVVRAQEVLDLGDVVASAELAVSVTTTVWNWRTYGSVDSRAVTLLERLHDELPAELSGLRARVVATLALELYWVDAPRSRELTAAALALAPADQPDRSEVSDVLEVAHASLMHVDCAHERLDVAERLLGRARAGGDRELEARALLMRGSDRLALGRFADGWSDYAAARELARDQGQPIVDVIVRYAEVLRPLAEGRPADAEQMLAEVVALHRRTTIVSADVLEPLFQLNADLVYGGPARWARAEQLVDLMPPGPLDELRALVLQRTGRAAEVPALLGVWADQRPLDDDFLWLYTTAYRAEVWAGLGDPVAAAALREQLLPYRGLPVWVGTGIGLAGFTDHYLGLLARALGELDEAVAELETARNRAAAEGMTAFEVLITHELARTRARRGRPGDAAEGARLAAEAATRASGIGLVLPR
- a CDS encoding ABC transporter permease subunit, which produces MRATLASEYLKLRTLRLPALLLVMGTVFSGAIGVSGVLMQPAGTPLDIDQAGRAVTAPIWFLVAVVAILASAGEFQHHTIRTTLLSTPHRTDVLISKAVVMGGYGAVMTGLGMAASITAVLVTARIDGVPLDAGGAAAWFGLAAAVWAGALFGMLAAALGMLTRGTALALTALLLWYFVGEGVLPVVLRQPGLSHWTPSGVATTLTYPAFEQLSTVLASGAALFGYTAVFVAAAAWMFLRRDPD
- a CDS encoding ABC transporter ATP-binding protein → MSSITIDRLTKHYGAVRAVDDLSFSLGAGSITGFVGANGAGKSTTLRMLLGVTRPTSGTARIEGHRYVELRNPTRLVGALLDPDVFHPRRRGRDALGVLAAAGNISDRRVEEVLELVGMSDAAHRRVSGYSMGMRQRLGLAAALLGDPPILVLDEPANGLDPMGVRWLRTLLRDLADEGRTVLVSSHQLAELAQTVDDVVVIDHGRLIADGPMRDLITEGGATSLEDLFLELVQKGHS
- a CDS encoding sensor histidine kinase, translated to MDFLRKALLPVGCALLQTVSVGTGLPDRSPGSAAVAALLGIASGLALFARARAPFIALAATVVGYVAQLLVGGPALPVAVSVMVFVVGRGYTIEGSSPEHSPTWRAGALLGALLGVVAPLQVAGLGFEAAAYGLMCSVSGAAGLLVALKSGRDQQRRTELVMAERLRIARELHDVVGHGMGAITVQAGAARMAVAVGALDDATASLRDIEAAGRSVLREVRWLVTLLREEEHHGLRDLPDLVGNARRSGLDVTLEVDGDLGDVPAAAGEAAYRIVQEALTNVLRHAPGKEAEVAVRVADTLELEILDRGEAVGPASDVEEGNGLRGMRERAVSAGGVLSAGRTSTGRWAVHAELPLGRS
- a CDS encoding response regulator, translated to MTIRVGIADDQAMIRNGFRLQVQYTDDLELVGEASNGEQAVALARSQAPDVLLMDVRMPVMDGIEATRRISADPELAAVRVLVLTTFDLDEHVYDALRAGASGFLLKDTSPEDLHRAVQVVAEGGSLISPQVTRRLVAQFCSRAPAARGTEPLTGHLTEREVEVLRLVARGLSNAELARELTLSPLTTKTHVSRILTKLGLRDRAQLVVAAYESGLVTPGDSTP
- a CDS encoding YccF domain-containing protein, with translation MLAGFWLAIGYVIAGLLAFVLIVTIPFGIASFRLASFVLWPFGRTATWRRDAGLWSVIGNIVWIIFFGWELALIHLFAGALLMITIIGIPFGVACWKMIPLSLVPLGREIVPISSVAKDPYGIPA